In Candidatus Eremiobacteraceae bacterium, one genomic interval encodes:
- a CDS encoding shikimate kinase, with protein MNLWLTGFMGAGKTTTARRLARILTLPFTDTDTEIEREHGPIADIFETAGEGEFRSLEAAAIVRLAAASATIVAVGGGAVVSAANRAAMHGSGTIVHLSITPAGAFSRVAHRSHRPLLGAAPDLATIQRVMTARADAYADNDHCVFVDGRTPVSVAHAVARWYRRRASSVASNA; from the coding sequence ATGAATCTCTGGTTGACCGGCTTCATGGGCGCGGGAAAGACGACGACCGCGCGACGGCTGGCACGGATCCTCACTCTGCCGTTCACCGACACCGACACCGAGATCGAGCGTGAGCACGGACCGATCGCCGACATCTTCGAGACGGCCGGCGAGGGCGAATTCCGGTCGCTTGAGGCCGCGGCGATCGTAAGGCTTGCGGCGGCTTCGGCGACGATCGTCGCCGTCGGCGGCGGTGCTGTCGTGTCGGCCGCAAATCGCGCGGCGATGCACGGGAGCGGAACCATCGTGCACCTCTCCATCACGCCAGCCGGAGCGTTCTCGCGGGTCGCGCATCGAAGCCACAGGCCGTTGCTTGGGGCGGCGCCCGATCTCGCGACGATTCAGCGGGTGATGACTGCGCGCGCGGACGCGTACGCCGATAACGACCATTGCGTGTTCGTGGATGGCCGCACTCCGGTTTCCGTCGCGCACGCCGTCGCGCGATGGTATCGTCGCCGCGCCTCCTCCGTGGCGTCAAACGCTTGA